One region of Oncorhynchus mykiss isolate Arlee chromosome 8, USDA_OmykA_1.1, whole genome shotgun sequence genomic DNA includes:
- the LOC100301812 gene encoding CCAAT/enhancer-binding protein delta (The RefSeq protein has 1 substitution compared to this genomic sequence): protein MCDIYSLDSQFVSSQCNMSWAVEPINFYDNKLSSGLQGVCKPGRGDHGTAEESTMTELSTAPAMYDDESAIDFSSYIESMTAVPHLELCNDELFLDLFNTVKQEKTDLCMSASTTSPSNMQHMSSCSTNAYAFGSQKEFERKLKGGFDKGAFSAPIKQESDWSDSDMSSSLPSQIETCDKTSVSRLMGQPTPPTTPEPISSHSSVSSTQSSPRKVGKDRGKKNVDRYSHEYRQRRERNNVAVRKSRDKAKQRNVEMQQNMLELGSENDRLHKTIDQLNLELTGLRDFFKQLPNHNSSFVGTTGGDIR, encoded by the coding sequence ATGTGCGACATATACAGCCTGGATTCTCAGTTCGTGTCTTCACAATGCAACATGAGTTGGGCGGTGGAGCCTATCAACTTCTACGACAATAAACTGAGCAGCGGTCTCCAGGGGGTCTGTAAACCCGGTAGAGGTGATCATGGCACGGCCGAGGAAAGCACCATGACCGAGTTAAGTACAGCCCCTGCAATGTACGACGACGAGAGTGCCATCGACTTCAGCTCCTACATCGAGTCGATGACAGCAGTGCCACACCTGGAACTCTGCAACGATGAACTTTTCCTTGACTTATTCAACACTGTGAAGCAAGAAAAGACCGATTTATGCATGTCAGCCTCGACTACATCGCCCAGCAACATGCAACATATGTCAAGTTGTTCAACCAACGCATACGCATTTGGAAGCCAAAAAGAGTTCGAGAGGAAGCTCAAGGGGGGATTTGACAAGGGGGCCTTCAGCGCACCGATCAAGCAGGAATCGGACTGGAGCGACAGTGACATGTCCTCGTCGTTACCTTCACAGATAGAAACCTGCGACAAGACCTCCGTGAGCCGTCTCATGGGACAACCAACTCCGCCAACAACCCCAGAGCCCATCTCAAGCCACTCCAGTGTCAGCTCAACCCAGTCCTCCCCTCGGAAGGTCGGCAAGGACAGAGGGAAAAAGAATGTTGACAGGTACAGTCATGAGTACCGCCAGAGACGCGAGAGGAATAACGTTGCGGTGAGGAAAAGCAGGGACAAGGCAAAGCAACGCAACGTGGAAATGCAGCAAAATATGCTTGAACTGGGTTCAGAGAATGACAGATTACACAAAACCATCGATCAGCTAAACCGTGAGCTCACTGGGCTGAGGGATTTCTTCAAGCAGCTTCCCAATCACAATTCCTCGTTTGTGGGGACCACGGGTGGGGACATCCGGTGA